One window from the genome of Gadus macrocephalus chromosome 7, ASM3116895v1 encodes:
- the LOC132460856 gene encoding lipase member H-like — protein sequence MYAPTCILYALVISMWVDKAPGQACDTFTDLDLHHAIVGTEVNVRLLLYSRADPECGRLLLHSAAPPAMNLSLPTTFIIHGFRPTGSPPVWLMPMAELVLEREDRNVVVVDWNYGAANVDYFRSVRNSKDTATNLTAFIRTMQEHGASLDSIHMIGISLGAHISGFVGADLNGSIGRITGLDAAGPMFAGKLPEYRLDRTDAQFVDVIHTDIDALGLREPLGHIDFYPNGGADQLGCPKTILKGVAYFKCDHQRSTFLFMESLNKTCEIRAFPCTTYDDFLDARCTDCTQFGAQGCPIFGYDVVKWKDTLLRLGPTKSFFNTNGAKPYCKTNYRFDVMTWNQEVQWGYITIKLYGKNQSAKATIDHKRLKFEKYTETQLLAQFDGVVETVEKMSVTYSSAIVLGPKHKLRVLQLRLQRIEGSTSLSRSLCRYDLLLKEKEEVTFRPIPCVDSNF from the exons ATGTACGCTCCGACATGTATATTGTACGCCTTGGTTATCAGCATGTGGGTTGACAAAG CACCAGGCCAGGCGTGCGACACCTTCACCGACCTCGACCTGCACCACGCCATCGTGGGCACGGAGGTGAATGTCCGCCTGCTGCTCTACTCCCGGGCCGACCCCGAGTGCGGCCGCCTCCTCCTGCACTCGGCGGCCCCCCCCGCCATGAACCTGTCGCTGCCCACCACCTTCATCATCCACGGCTTCCGGCCCACTGGGTCGCCCCCCGTGTGGCTAATGCCGATGGCGGAGCTGGTCCTGGAGCGCGAGGACCgcaacgtggtggtggtggactggAACTACGGCGCCGCCAACGTCGACTACTTCcgatccgtgaggaactcgaaAGACACCGCCACCAACCTCACCGCCTTCATCCGGACCATGCAG GAACATGGTGCCTCGCTCGACTCCATCCACATGATAGGGATCAGCCTGGGAGCGCACATATCTGGCTTCGTAGGAGCTGATCTGAACGGGAGCATCGGAAGAATCACAG ggttggATGCCGCCGGGCCCATGTTCGCTGGGAAGCTCCCAGAATACCGCCTGGACAGAACCGACGCCCAGTTTGTGGACGTCATCCACACGGATATCGACG CTCTTGGACTACGAGAGCCGCTGGGTCACATCGATTTCTATCCCAACGGGGGCGCAGACCAACTCGGCTGTCCAAAAACAATCCTGAAGG GGGTGGCCTATTTCAAGTGTGACCACCAGAGATCGACGTTTCTCTTCATGGAGTCTCTGAACAAGACGTGTGAAATCAGGGCCTTCCCGTGCACCACTTACGATGACTTCCTGGATGCCCGCTGCACAGACTGCACCCAGTTCGGCGCACAAGGATGCCCCATATTTG GGTATGACGTAGTAAAGTGGAAGGACACCTTGCTGAGATTGGGACCAACCAAATCCTTCTTCAACACAAACGGCGCGAAACCGTACTGCA AAACCAACTACCGGTTTGACGTCATGACGTGGAATCAGGAGGTGCAGTGGGGCTACATCACCATCAAACTCTATGGCAAAAACCAGTCAGCTAAAGCCACCATTGACCA CAAGCGGTTGAAGTTTGAGAAGTACACAGAGACTCAGCTGTTGGCGCAGTTTGACGGAGTCGTGGAGACGGTGGAGAAGATGTCCGTCACGTACTCTTCTGCCATCGTTCTCGGCCCGAAGCATAAACTACGGGTTCTCCAACTTCGCCTCCAGCGCATCGAAGGCTCCACCAG TTTATCAAGGTCTCTTTGTCGCTACGACCTCctgctgaaggagaaggaggaggtcaCCTTCAGACCTATCCCCTGTGTGGATTCAAACTTCTGA
- the LOC132460887 gene encoding fibrous sheath CABYR-binding protein-like, translating to MMEVDRQTTRQREGRDSLPFTLRETTQNSTPSPAKLTSSKAPANVHFPLPCCGGPGGPGAHPRLSALSAKVFCAVLHPPPLPALAGPGPGSRPACQSPPAQSPPAQSPPAQGPPAQGPPAQSPPAQSPPAQSPDQDSAQGPDQGPDQDSAQGPDQDSAQGPPAQGPPAQGPPAQGPAQSPPAHGPPVQDSAQGPPVQGPAQSPPAQSPPAQGPAQGASTRSLVQLHSELQSLRGDLDHMKSQHNKEIKLLMNELDEEKRVRLTLQMEVQRMKKQMSKLLDRK from the exons ATGAtggaggtggacagacagacaactaGACAGAGAGAAGGGCGGGACTCACTCCCTTTCACGCTAAGAGAAACCACTCAGAATTCCACCCCCTCT CCAGCTAAACTGACCTCCTCCAAGGCCCCCGCCAACGTCCATTTCCCCCTGCCCTGCTGTGGGGGTCCCGGCGGTCCGGGAGCCCACCCTCGTCTCTCGGCCCTGTCCGCCAAAGTCTTCTGTGCTGTCCTGCACCCGCCACCACTACCAGCCCTGGCAGGCCCTGGGCCCGGCAGCCGACCCGCATGCCAGAGTCCCCCGGCCCAGAGTCCCCCAGCCCAGAGTCCCCCAGCCCAGGGTCCCCCAGCCCAGGGTCCCCCAGCCCAGAGTCCCCCAGCCCAGAGTCCCCCAGCCCAGAGTCCAGACCAGGATTCAGCCCAGGGTCCAGACCAGGGTCCAGACCAGGATTCAGCCCAGGGTCCAGACCAGGATTCAGCCCAGGGTCCCCCAGCCCAGGGTCCACCAGCCCAGGGTCCACCAGCCCAGGGTCCAGCCCAGAGTCCACCAGCCCATGGTCCCCCAGTCCAGGATTCAGCCCAGGGTCCCCCAGTCCAGGGTCCAGCCCAGAGTCCACCAGCCCAGAGTCCACCAGCCCAGGGTCCAGCCCAGGGTGCCAGCACCAGGTCTCTGGTTCAGCTGCACAGTGAGCTACAAAGCCTCCGGGGGGACCTGGATCACATGAAGAGCCAGCATAA CAAGGAGATAAAACTGTTGATGAATGAACTAGACGAAGAGAAGAGGGTTCGCTTGACATTACAG ATGGAGGTACAGCGCATGAAGAAACAAATGTCAAAATTACTGGATCGTAAATAA